The following coding sequences are from one Triticum aestivum cultivar Chinese Spring chromosome 5A, IWGSC CS RefSeq v2.1, whole genome shotgun sequence window:
- the LOC123106553 gene encoding protein IQ-DOMAIN 19-like produces the protein MGKAGRWLRSFLTGKKARDKGADDGLPAPAAKERRRWSFRRPAASASARDTSSATSGCHGKGQLASTSSHCFLEVHAVTVQDQHAVGAAAPHEVAITAATAPPEGSARDAEEAAAVKIQAAFRSYLARTALCALRGMVKLQAIVRGQLVRRQADMTLRRIQALVAAQRRVRAERLRLRLLDDGTPPARTSRRSPQHHCSPRKPLSAAMQEQNGEMDSGGGGGARRNSCCSTPAKAELYYNQNQKASPGPPGLTSDLSVRTFSDRFDEEHYSAASFSAAGSEASGRHRGKACHAHAASYMANTESSRAKQARSQSAPRHRPEAASPSRSYERPPSGGGGRRRASLDPRDLAGQVRAPSPRSSVEAGRVTPHDRPGASLAGSECGSSSSTALLLASAAAARIAR, from the exons ATGGGCAAGGCTGGCAGGTGGCTCAGAAGCTTCCTCACCGGCAAGAAGGCCAGGGACAAGGGGGCAGACGACGGCCTGCCGGCGCCGGCCGCCAAGGAGAGGAGACGCTGGAGCTTCCGGCGTccggcggcgtcggcgagcgccagggacaCGAGCAGCGCCACGTCCGGCTGCCACGGCAAGGGCCAGCTCGCGTCCACGTCCTCGCACTGCTTCTTGGAGGTGCATGCGGTGACGGTGCAGGACCAGCATGCCGTCGGTGCTGCTGCGCCGCACGAGGTCGCGATCACCGCGGCCACGGCGCCGCCGGAGGGCAGCGCCCGTGACGCCGAGGAAGCCGCGGCCGTCAAGATTCAGGCCGCCTTCCGATCGTACCTG GCGAGGACGGCACTGTGCGCGCTGCGCGGGATGGTGAAGCTGCAGGCCATCGTGAGGGGCCAGCTGGTGCGGCGGCAGGCGGACATGACGCTCCGCCGCATCCAGGCGCTCGTCGCCGCCCAGAGGCGCGTGCGCGCCGAGCGACTGCGGCTCCGGCTCCTCGACGACGGCACGCCGCCGGCGCGGACGAGCCGCCGGTCGCCGCAGCATCACTGCTCCCCCCGGAAGCCACTATCCGCGGCAATGCAGGAGCAGAACGGGGAGatggacagcggcggcggcggcggcgcacggcgcaACAGCTGCTGCTCGACGCCGGCGAAGGCGGAGCTGTACTACAACCAGAACCAGAAGGCGTCGCCGGGGCCGCCGGGGCTGACGTCGGACTTGAGCGTGCGGACGTTCAGCGACCGGTTCGACGAGGAGCACTACTCGGCCGCGTCCTTCTCCGCCGCGGGGTCCGAGGCGAGCGGGCGCCACCGCGGCAAGGCGTGCCACGCCCACGCCGCGAGCTACATGGCCAACACGGAGTCGTCGCGCGCCAAGCAGGCCCGGTCGCAGAGCGCGCCGCGGCATCGCCCCGAGGCGGCCTCGCCGTCGCGGTCGTACGAGCGGCCGCCAAGTgggggcggcggccggcgcaggGCGTCCCTCGACCCGCGGGACCTCGCCGGCCAGGTGCGCGCTCCCTCGCCAAGGAGCTCCGTTGAGGCGGGGCGTGTGACACCGCATGACAGGCCCGGCGCGTCGCTCGCCGGCAGCGAGTGCGGGTCGTCGTCGAGCACCGCGCTGCTGCTGGCCTCGGCGGCCGCGGCGCGCATCGCGAGATGA